Proteins encoded together in one Phycisphaerae bacterium window:
- a CDS encoding sugar phosphate isomerase/epimerase produces MKYSMMTYTIARQQPDGKADMPAVCRLTRELGLEGIDQVHLYGYEPADLRRMADDEGLRFVCYTFSADLICSDEAARRKAVDTVLEGLDAAQVLGAPMVMIPIGRKPELSREECRRLAIATLERIFEAARGCPITISTEHFVCAAPFITSQDMNALTSALPEMRVTFDAGCVLTGGEEPSAAFLNNREKVVHAHFKDYVEARAGESGMPGLDGRTYRGALIGEGLVDYRKLVATMRRSGYGGYVNIEYEGDKYPADAAIRKALEYLRNLEQELAQEV; encoded by the coding sequence ATGAAGTATTCGATGATGACGTACACGATCGCGCGGCAGCAGCCCGACGGCAAGGCGGACATGCCGGCGGTCTGCCGGCTGACGCGCGAGTTGGGGCTGGAGGGGATCGACCAGGTGCACCTGTATGGCTACGAGCCGGCGGATCTGCGTCGCATGGCGGATGATGAAGGGCTGCGCTTTGTCTGCTATACGTTCTCAGCCGATCTGATCTGTTCGGATGAGGCAGCGCGGCGGAAGGCGGTGGATACCGTACTGGAAGGCTTGGACGCGGCACAGGTGCTCGGCGCGCCGATGGTGATGATCCCGATCGGCCGCAAGCCGGAGCTTTCTCGCGAGGAATGCCGCCGGCTGGCGATTGCGACGCTCGAGCGGATCTTCGAGGCGGCCCGCGGCTGTCCGATCACCATCAGCACCGAGCACTTCGTTTGCGCGGCGCCGTTCATCACGTCGCAGGACATGAACGCGCTGACTTCGGCGCTACCGGAGATGCGCGTGACTTTCGACGCCGGTTGCGTGCTGACTGGCGGCGAGGAGCCGTCGGCGGCGTTCCTGAACAACCGCGAGAAGGTGGTCCACGCCCACTTCAAGGACTACGTCGAGGCTCGGGCCGGCGAGTCGGGCATGCCCGGCCTGGACGGCAGGACGTACCGCGGCGCGCTGATCGGCGAAGGACTCGTGGACTACCGCAAGCTCGTCGCGACGATGCGGCGCAGCGGCTATGGCGGGTACGTCAACATCGAATACGAAGGAGACAAGTACCCAGCGGATGCGGCGATCCGCAAGGCGCTGGAGTATCTCAGGAACCTGGAGCAGGAACTGGCTCAGGAAGTGTAA
- a CDS encoding DegT/DnrJ/EryC1/StrS family aminotransferase, whose protein sequence is MTSKLAILGGRPAVAKGVKFKVWPKADKQDEVFVLRSLRGESHAWGPNVVALQEEFARWNGNRFAAACNSGTAALHMGLAAGEVGAGDEVITTTLSWTSSATCILHHNAIPIFVDIDEATQLIDPAKIEAAITPKTKAILPVHYWGLACDMDAIMTIARKHKLFVIEDCCQAHGATWKGKKVGTFGHCGAFSLNQNKNFSAGEGGLFVTDDEPRYVKARALMSFGEMRAPEGSRDFHSYAMGWMYRMNDLTAAYARSGLQRLDQTNKQARANWVRLRKALEDTPGLIVPYDSKDRPNNGYAFVIRVDPSAIGYKGAVRELTDGVVEALKAEGVPMGPARMSLPAHTVFQAKEGYGHGCPWSCRFARKGIRYDMRQFPVTQKVVDSSIQIAINGHRPPNGPREIDAIAAGVRKVFEHLADVPVGK, encoded by the coding sequence ATGACAAGTAAGCTGGCGATTCTGGGCGGCAGACCGGCGGTGGCCAAGGGCGTGAAGTTCAAGGTCTGGCCGAAGGCGGACAAGCAGGATGAGGTGTTCGTGCTCAGGTCACTGCGAGGAGAATCCCATGCGTGGGGCCCCAACGTGGTCGCGTTGCAGGAGGAGTTCGCCCGCTGGAACGGGAACCGGTTCGCCGCGGCGTGCAACAGCGGCACGGCGGCGCTGCACATGGGGCTGGCGGCGGGCGAGGTTGGAGCGGGCGACGAGGTGATCACCACAACGCTCTCGTGGACCTCGAGCGCCACGTGCATTCTGCACCACAACGCGATCCCGATCTTCGTGGACATTGACGAGGCGACGCAACTGATCGATCCGGCGAAGATCGAAGCGGCCATCACGCCCAAGACCAAGGCGATCCTGCCCGTGCACTACTGGGGCTTGGCGTGTGATATGGACGCGATCATGACAATCGCCCGAAAGCACAAGCTGTTCGTGATCGAGGACTGCTGCCAGGCCCACGGCGCGACGTGGAAAGGGAAGAAGGTCGGCACGTTCGGGCACTGCGGGGCGTTCAGCCTGAACCAGAACAAGAACTTCTCAGCCGGTGAGGGCGGGCTGTTCGTAACCGACGATGAGCCGCGGTACGTCAAGGCTCGGGCGCTGATGAGCTTTGGCGAGATGCGGGCGCCCGAAGGCAGCCGCGATTTCCACAGCTACGCGATGGGCTGGATGTACCGAATGAACGACCTGACCGCGGCGTACGCCCGCAGCGGCCTGCAGCGGCTTGACCAGACGAACAAACAGGCCCGGGCCAACTGGGTGCGTCTGCGCAAGGCCCTGGAGGACACGCCGGGCTTGATCGTGCCGTACGATTCAAAGGACCGGCCGAACAACGGGTACGCATTCGTCATCCGGGTCGATCCGTCGGCCATCGGATACAAAGGGGCGGTGCGCGAGCTGACCGACGGCGTGGTCGAGGCCCTCAAGGCCGAAGGCGTGCCGATGGGACCGGCGCGGATGTCGCTGCCCGCCCACACGGTCTTCCAGGCCAAGGAAGGCTACGGTCACGGCTGTCCGTGGTCGTGCCGGTTCGCCCGCAAGGGCATCCGCTACGACATGAGACAGTTCCCGGTCACGCAGAAGGTGGTGGACAGCTCGATCCAGATCGCGATCAACGGCCACCGCCCGCCCAACGGCCCGCGCGAGATCGACGCCATCGCCGCGGGCGTGCGGAAGGTATTCGAACACCTCGCCGACGTGCCGGTGGGCAAGTGA
- a CDS encoding prepilin-type N-terminal cleavage/methylation domain-containing protein has protein sequence MRACGFTLIELLVVVAIIAVLVAILLPALSAAREQAREAVCLSNLRQWSIILTTYRDDYHDFLPPDCPRWEDVLRDLGYTIKDRIVTCPNLQVLNASYGPNGFMWGSSAPGCLNGDTRRIRAETAFAITLAERAHVFGSGLSDCSFGQTDVNPPMHRGSGTFLFFDGHAEWKAHTGFSESAPWGPLPNPDDYPIFLRYWVVYY, from the coding sequence ATGCGAGCTTGCGGTTTTACCCTCATCGAGCTTCTGGTCGTCGTGGCCATCATCGCCGTTCTGGTCGCCATCCTGCTTCCAGCCCTGAGCGCCGCACGCGAACAGGCGAGAGAGGCCGTGTGTCTGAGCAATCTCCGCCAGTGGTCTATCATCCTGACCACCTATCGCGACGATTACCACGATTTCCTGCCGCCCGACTGCCCGCGATGGGAAGACGTATTGCGGGATCTGGGCTATACGATCAAGGACAGGATCGTCACGTGTCCGAATCTCCAGGTTCTGAACGCCTCGTATGGCCCGAACGGGTTCATGTGGGGTTCATCCGCGCCCGGCTGCCTCAACGGCGATACCCGTCGCATCCGCGCCGAGACCGCCTTCGCCATTACGCTGGCCGAGCGGGCCCACGTCTTCGGTTCGGGACTGTCCGACTGCTCATTCGGCCAGACCGACGTCAATCCGCCCATGCATCGCGGGTCGGGCACCTTTCTCTTCTTCGACGGCCATGCCGAGTGGAAAGCCCATACCGGGTTCAGCGAGTCCGCCCCCTGGGGACCGTTGCCCAACCCGGACGATTACCCCATCTTTCTTCGCTACTGGGTCGTGTACTACTGA
- a CDS encoding substrate-binding domain-containing protein, with the protein MARSGPFIYEKVKAALTEIIAAQGLVPGDRLPSERELVSRLGCSHHSVRRGLLLLEQERQIERRIGSGTFVRETAGGPRSTGRAERATEVRTGHPVGLICPSGPDNFQTELLHHLHVQAERREMKLLIRTIGDLDLGAEEAGRELMARGCFALILPWVPRITPSERLWRFVQAVGGPLVLPGPVAGLERHCFEKPEIFGRASFEAVEMACCYFRALGYGNIAFFGWDTQEADLQRRILAYSRFASRHGLATHIALAGHRAEEVDAVVDRWSGMASDLAVVCLGDEDALRLMTAVHKRGLRIPEDVALMGFKNIPMAHAADPPLTTIQFDYDYVADGMLRHAEALAAGGSAQAEGRARQVLVVRESCGARDRAGDRLNEIVERVQEHRDEAVEEE; encoded by the coding sequence ATGGCGAGATCCGGTCCCTTCATCTATGAGAAGGTCAAGGCCGCGTTGACGGAAATCATTGCGGCGCAAGGACTTGTCCCTGGCGACAGGCTGCCGTCGGAGCGGGAACTGGTCAGCCGCCTGGGCTGCAGCCACCACAGCGTTCGCCGGGGGCTGCTCCTTCTCGAACAGGAACGGCAGATTGAGCGGCGCATCGGTTCAGGGACTTTTGTCCGGGAGACGGCAGGGGGGCCTCGCAGCACTGGGAGGGCCGAACGGGCGACGGAGGTCCGCACGGGTCATCCCGTTGGCTTGATCTGCCCGTCGGGTCCGGACAACTTCCAGACCGAACTGCTGCATCATCTTCACGTTCAGGCTGAGCGCCGGGAGATGAAGCTGCTGATCCGCACGATCGGCGATCTTGATTTGGGCGCCGAGGAGGCCGGCCGGGAGCTGATGGCCCGGGGGTGTTTCGCCCTGATACTGCCCTGGGTTCCCCGCATCACGCCTTCGGAGCGGTTGTGGCGGTTCGTTCAGGCGGTCGGAGGCCCGCTCGTTCTGCCGGGGCCCGTGGCCGGTCTCGAGAGACACTGCTTTGAGAAACCGGAGATCTTCGGCCGGGCGAGCTTCGAAGCGGTGGAGATGGCTTGCTGCTACTTCCGGGCGTTGGGGTACGGCAATATCGCCTTCTTCGGATGGGACACGCAGGAAGCGGACCTTCAGCGACGGATTCTGGCGTATTCGCGATTCGCATCGCGGCATGGGTTGGCCACGCACATTGCTCTGGCGGGCCATCGGGCCGAGGAAGTGGATGCGGTGGTGGATCGATGGTCCGGCATGGCGAGCGACCTGGCGGTGGTGTGCCTTGGCGATGAGGACGCCTTGCGGCTGATGACCGCGGTGCACAAGCGCGGACTGCGAATTCCCGAGGACGTCGCCCTGATGGGCTTTAAGAACATCCCGATGGCCCACGCAGCCGACCCGCCCCTGACGACCATTCAGTTCGATTACGACTACGTCGCTGACGGCATGCTCAGGCATGCTGAGGCCCTGGCCGCGGGCGGTTCGGCCCAAGCCGAGGGGCGGGCCAGACAGGTCCTGGTCGTTCGCGAGTCCTGCGGAGCCAGGGATCGCGCGGGCGACCGGCTGAACGAAATCGTCGAACGCGTCCAGGAACACCGCGATGAGGCGGTTGAGGAGGAATGA
- a CDS encoding thiamine pyrophosphate-binding protein: protein MTMQRMTGGDAVAASLAAHGVEVIFGIPGGHSLPVYDALARQKRIRHVLGRHEQGLAFMADGYYRASGKVGVLTTTSGPAVANIACGMGQATTDTSAVLAVASTVRSDLVGRNRGGLHDCGEAIQIMRPVCRHVRRAGSVQEIPRIIAELMLALRTGRPGGAFCEIPCDLLAAEAEVAIPDPKPAERLAPDASAVEAAVRLLAEAKRPVIWAGTGTVASDAGAELVQLAERIGAIVIPTILARGIVPCAAANVILADGALMTEVNDLVAEADVVLAVGTMFKQEDTAAWETRFGEKLIHVDIDPQEIGRSYPPDVAIVADAKAALQAILESLPNRGVANSEWSARAKRAEAARLAKRRAQGPTEMKVLDVFRAVVPDEAVIAADRCSLGYWIYRCMPVNRPRSFLFPMGYGGLGGSLPQAIGARIACPDRPVVCVIGDGGFQFTATELAVAVQENTPLTVVLCNNRVFGAIRANQDRNFAGRRFGVDLVNPDFHKLADAYGIDYLRADELEAFENALTSTVGGKGICLIELTVELADP from the coding sequence GTGACCATGCAACGAATGACCGGTGGCGACGCGGTGGCGGCGAGTCTGGCTGCGCACGGCGTTGAGGTGATCTTCGGCATTCCCGGCGGGCACAGCCTGCCCGTCTACGACGCCCTCGCTCGGCAGAAGAGGATTCGCCACGTGCTCGGCCGACACGAACAGGGGCTGGCGTTCATGGCCGATGGCTACTACCGCGCCTCCGGCAAGGTCGGCGTCCTGACCACCACCAGCGGCCCGGCGGTGGCCAACATCGCCTGCGGCATGGGCCAGGCCACCACCGACACCTCAGCCGTCCTGGCCGTCGCCTCGACCGTCCGGTCGGACCTGGTCGGCCGGAATCGCGGCGGCCTGCACGATTGCGGCGAGGCCATCCAGATCATGCGGCCGGTGTGCCGCCACGTCCGACGCGCGGGCAGCGTGCAGGAGATTCCGCGGATTATCGCGGAGTTGATGCTCGCCCTGCGGACCGGTCGGCCGGGCGGAGCCTTCTGTGAGATTCCGTGCGATCTTCTCGCCGCTGAGGCCGAGGTGGCGATCCCGGACCCAAAACCGGCTGAACGTTTGGCCCCTGATGCGTCAGCCGTCGAGGCGGCCGTCAGGCTGCTCGCCGAGGCCAAACGCCCGGTCATCTGGGCCGGTACCGGGACGGTGGCCAGCGATGCCGGCGCCGAACTTGTTCAGCTTGCCGAACGTATCGGCGCGATCGTGATTCCCACCATCCTTGCTCGCGGCATCGTGCCTTGTGCCGCCGCCAACGTCATCCTCGCCGACGGCGCGTTGATGACCGAGGTCAACGACCTGGTCGCCGAGGCCGACGTGGTGCTGGCCGTCGGCACGATGTTCAAGCAGGAGGACACCGCCGCCTGGGAAACCCGGTTCGGCGAGAAACTGATCCACGTCGATATCGACCCGCAAGAGATCGGCCGGTCGTACCCGCCCGACGTCGCCATCGTCGCCGACGCCAAAGCCGCTTTGCAGGCCATCCTCGAGTCGCTGCCGAATAGGGGGGTCGCCAATTCCGAATGGTCTGCTCGCGCGAAACGGGCGGAGGCGGCGCGCCTGGCCAAGCGGCGGGCTCAGGGCCCGACCGAGATGAAGGTGCTCGATGTCTTCCGAGCCGTTGTCCCGGATGAGGCGGTGATCGCCGCCGACCGCTGCAGCCTCGGCTACTGGATCTACCGCTGTATGCCCGTCAACCGCCCGCGCAGTTTCCTGTTCCCGATGGGCTACGGCGGCCTCGGCGGATCGCTGCCGCAGGCGATCGGGGCCAGGATCGCCTGTCCCGACCGGCCGGTCGTCTGCGTCATCGGCGACGGCGGCTTCCAGTTCACCGCCACGGAACTGGCCGTCGCGGTCCAGGAGAATACGCCGCTGACCGTCGTCCTGTGCAACAACCGGGTGTTCGGGGCGATTCGCGCCAACCAGGACCGCAACTTCGCGGGCCGACGGTTCGGCGTCGATCTGGTCAACCCGGATTTCCACAAACTCGCTGACGCCTACGGCATCGACTACCTCCGCGCCGATGAATTGGAGGCCTTCGAAAATGCACTGACCTCCACCGTCGGCGGCAAAGGGATCTGCCTGATTGAACTGACGGTGGAACTGGCTGATCCCTGA
- a CDS encoding epoxyqueuosine reductase — protein sequence MNDQKLTDALKNHIRDLSRQAALVGVASVDRFEDAPPGHQPKDFVPEARSVVVVALPIVSGLMRWNNFMAESQIIKEEDVYTDESGQQQTWRPRTVIRKHVERRCSYEVINNELQALSMHAAMFLERAGHVSAYLPTTYGQTLSWPGNVQWDFPYPPKAFAPFSHRHAAVTAGLGTFGLNNLFLTPQYGPRQRLVSVITAAPLVVDAMLTKSVCLGEKCSLCLRSCPAHAFGESHELRVGATDHKLAAFNKDACRNYYKASAWGEQCGRECMTSCPLGRLRKPSGNFPEGAKQ from the coding sequence ATGAACGATCAGAAACTGACGGATGCTCTGAAGAATCACATTCGCGACCTGAGCCGCCAAGCCGCCCTCGTCGGCGTCGCCTCGGTGGATCGATTCGAGGACGCGCCGCCCGGGCACCAGCCGAAGGACTTTGTGCCCGAGGCCCGCTCCGTCGTGGTCGTCGCGCTGCCGATCGTCTCGGGCTTGATGCGATGGAACAACTTCATGGCCGAGTCCCAGATCATCAAAGAGGAGGACGTCTACACCGACGAATCGGGGCAACAGCAGACGTGGCGCCCTCGCACCGTGATCCGCAAGCACGTCGAACGGCGGTGCTCCTATGAGGTCATCAACAACGAGCTCCAGGCCCTCAGCATGCATGCAGCCATGTTTCTCGAACGCGCGGGCCACGTCTCAGCCTATCTTCCCACCACGTACGGCCAGACCCTCTCGTGGCCCGGCAACGTGCAGTGGGATTTCCCCTATCCTCCGAAGGCATTCGCCCCGTTTTCGCATCGCCATGCCGCCGTCACCGCGGGGCTGGGAACGTTTGGCCTTAACAACCTGTTTCTGACGCCGCAGTACGGTCCTCGCCAACGGCTCGTCTCGGTCATCACCGCTGCGCCGCTGGTGGTCGACGCGATGCTGACGAAGTCAGTCTGCCTCGGAGAGAAGTGTTCGTTGTGCCTGCGTAGCTGTCCAGCCCACGCCTTCGGCGAAAGCCACGAGTTAAGAGTTGGCGCGACGGACCACAAGTTGGCTGCGTTCAACAAGGACGCCTGCCGGAACTACTACAAAGCCAGCGCGTGGGGCGAACAGTGCGGCCGCGAGTGCATGACCAGTTGCCCGCTTGGACGGCTGAGAAAGCCCAGCGGCAACTTTCCTGAAGGAGCAAAACAGTGA
- a CDS encoding exo-alpha-sialidase, translating to MPVETTSLHMGDGGHWHFVNGRWRDGENGLLAVPEELRRQDVEGMQGVHYAFNRDLACRDVRVRFEFRLTGHSDAGVVLRAADASHFYLLHFPNCGQASRAQHFWVAFSKMDEAGYLQIIKLEMVRRVPSNKNLWLPAEVTLRGDRIAVRVGENGYFEACDDSYSDAGCVGVYSFGDSGIRDVTVQAEPVPPSWNNAVRQPRHWFHPCPDRDYGLWQKPNDLLRLESGELLLNYVVQEKPYQGKSTALLARSDDNGWTWSKPEELKFGVGDDEWQMPRLHRTPRGRLIYLSKKGDDFYTAESADDGRTWSPPEPLGLDTSAVRTTGLHAGPHIFMNLADESMVMFLYGGFKPMAEDMTIYTWGSFHCQGYACRSTDDGRTWSPLVNVDTPGFDEKGNKYEGNLDLTEICGVQISDGRIMALIRPVFSPWMWETWSADGGTTWGPCLRGPFAGYAAPNMLRTASGAILIAHRLPGLTIHCSWDDGRTWDQGTMLDSALWAMGAMIEVEPDVVLYVHYDSFESLMRMDRFRVTRAGLEPVRPPQ from the coding sequence ATGCCGGTCGAGACGACAAGCTTGCACATGGGTGACGGCGGACACTGGCACTTTGTCAACGGCCGTTGGCGCGACGGTGAGAACGGCCTGCTGGCGGTGCCCGAGGAACTCCGCCGCCAAGACGTTGAGGGCATGCAGGGCGTGCACTATGCCTTCAATCGCGACCTGGCCTGCCGCGACGTCCGCGTTCGCTTCGAGTTTCGCCTGACCGGCCACAGCGATGCCGGTGTCGTGCTGAGGGCGGCCGACGCCTCGCATTTCTATCTGCTGCACTTCCCTAACTGCGGCCAAGCCAGCCGGGCCCAACATTTCTGGGTGGCTTTCTCGAAGATGGATGAGGCCGGCTATCTTCAGATCATCAAACTGGAGATGGTCCGCCGGGTTCCGAGCAACAAGAACCTCTGGCTGCCCGCGGAGGTGACCCTGCGCGGCGATCGGATCGCCGTTCGCGTCGGCGAAAACGGATACTTCGAGGCCTGCGACGACAGCTATTCCGACGCCGGTTGCGTCGGCGTCTATAGCTTCGGCGACTCCGGCATCCGCGACGTGACGGTCCAAGCCGAACCGGTCCCGCCGTCGTGGAATAACGCGGTCCGTCAGCCGCGACACTGGTTCCACCCTTGCCCCGATCGCGACTACGGCCTGTGGCAGAAGCCCAACGACCTGTTGCGGCTGGAAAGCGGCGAGTTGTTGCTCAACTACGTGGTCCAGGAGAAGCCGTATCAGGGCAAGAGCACCGCATTGCTCGCCCGTTCAGACGATAACGGCTGGACGTGGTCGAAGCCGGAGGAACTGAAGTTCGGCGTCGGAGACGATGAATGGCAGATGCCTCGTCTCCATCGGACGCCCAGAGGCCGGCTGATCTATCTGAGCAAGAAAGGCGATGACTTCTATACTGCTGAGTCGGCCGACGACGGCCGCACGTGGTCGCCGCCCGAGCCGCTCGGTCTGGATACCAGCGCCGTCCGGACCACCGGTCTGCATGCCGGACCGCATATCTTCATGAACCTCGCCGATGAGTCGATGGTCATGTTCCTCTACGGCGGCTTCAAGCCGATGGCTGAGGATATGACCATTTACACGTGGGGTTCGTTTCACTGCCAGGGCTACGCCTGCCGATCCACCGACGACGGGCGCACGTGGTCGCCGCTGGTCAACGTCGATACGCCCGGCTTCGACGAGAAGGGCAACAAGTATGAAGGCAATCTCGATCTGACCGAAATCTGCGGCGTGCAGATTTCCGACGGGCGGATTATGGCGTTGATCCGGCCGGTCTTTTCGCCGTGGATGTGGGAGACCTGGTCGGCTGACGGCGGAACCACCTGGGGCCCGTGCCTGCGCGGTCCGTTCGCGGGCTATGCCGCGCCGAACATGCTGCGGACCGCGTCCGGCGCCATCCTGATCGCCCACCGTTTGCCGGGTCTGACCATCCACTGCAGTTGGGACGACGGTCGCACCTGGGACCAGGGCACCATGCTCGACTCGGCTTTGTGGGCGATGGGCGCGATGATCGAGGTCGAGCCGGACGTTGTCCTCTACGTCCACTACGATTCGTTCGAGTCCCTGATGCGGATGGACCGTTTCCGCGTTACCCGCGCCGGCCTTGAGCCCGTGCGGCCGCCGCAATAG